The following are encoded in a window of Castanea sativa cultivar Marrone di Chiusa Pesio chromosome 5, ASM4071231v1 genomic DNA:
- the LOC142633396 gene encoding putative receptor-like protein kinase At1g80870, translated as MPSRPLAPIPSFTSPAPSFFTRTRVLFLTLTISASIVIFLSILYFLYHIWHSLVHRAKTIPFDSSAPLKLQRFSYRELKQATNAFDTANVIGKGGSGTVFRGILRDGKLIAIKRLDTLSLQSEREFQNELQILGGLRSPFLVTLLGYCVEKNKRVLVYEYMPNKSLQESLFGDGCLSLSWERRFDIILDVARALEFLHLGCDPPVIHGDIKPSNVLLDSECRARISDFGLSRIKVEGEFGVDLFSQDLGKSQELSGNLAAETPATATPVESAHEVDFALALQASSSSKNSKMSYNVRALNLNSSNYNANMANESDIKPCSAKGKEVSVVDIGREDWNNRFVPYDDDFSSIYHSKELNCNAFSGVDEEADTKQWGKDWWWRQDGSGELCSKDYVMEWIGSQICPTTNPDWDEEKKSVPEQNNLDYSTALDKLEDVNDPQLQEIGFEDLDKGLEKKESRGKRSRKKKQRKIQEWWKEEHLDEITKKSNKLKNLETKWRKGFKIPHFGLGRQFYFHRRKNFGEQCQNECDPNGEFSFRRGWKKKSSRSIGSDMWSGDLFSRELSSTTSMRGTLCYVAPEYGGCGYLMEKADIYSLGVLILVIVSGRRPLHVLASPMKLEKANLISWCRQLAQVGNVLELVDERLKDDYNKDQAGLCINLALTCLQKLPELRPDIGEIVKILKGEMDHPPLPLEFSPSPSSKLFSRSRRKQKSNAE; from the coding sequence ATGCCTTCAAGACCCTTAGCTCCGATTCCTAGCTTTACTTCTCCAGCTCCAAGTTTCTTCACCAGAACCAGGGTCTTGTTCTTGACCCTGACCATCTCAGCTTCCATTGTTATATTCCTCTCAATCCTTTACTTTCTTTATCACATCTGGCACTCCCTTGTACACAGAGCTAAAACCATCCCCTTTGACTCCAGTGCTCCTCTCAAGCTCCAAAGATTCTCATACAGAGAGTTAAAGCAAGCCACCAATGCCTTTGACACTGCCAATGTCATAGGCAAAGGTGGGTCAGGTACTGTGTTTAGAGGAATACTCAGAGATGGTAAACTCATCGCTATAAAGCGTTTGGACACTCTTTCTTTGCAGTCAGAGAGAGAGTTTCAGAATGAGCTGCAGATTCTTGGTGGCCTAAGGTCACCATTTTTGGTCACACTATTGGGATACTGTGTGGAAAAGAACAAAAGAGTGTTGGTTTATGAATATATGCCCAATAAGAGCCTGCAAGAATCACTTTTTGGAGATGggtgtttgagtttgagttgggAAAGGAGGTTTGACATAATATTGGACGTTGCTAGAGCTCTAGAATTCTTGCACCTTGGATGTGATCCACCAGTGATTCATGGTGATATTAAACCCAGCAATGTTTTGCTTGATTCTGAGTGTCGGGCAAGGATTTCGGATTTTGGTTTGTCAAGGATTAAGGTGGAGGGTGAGTTTGGTGTGGATTTGTTTAGCCAGGACTTGGGGAAGAGCCAAGAGCTTTCAGGGAATTTGGCTGCAGAGACACCAGCAACTGCTACTCCTGTGGAGAGTGCTCATGAGGTAGATTTTGCTCTTGCTTTACAAGCTTCCTCTTCATCCAAAAATAGTAAGATGTCTTATAATGTTAGAGCTTTAAACTTGAATTCTTCGAATTATAATGCTAACATGGCAAATGAGAGTGATATTAAGCCTTGTAGTGCAAAAGGGAAGGAGGTCTCAGTTGTAGACATTGGTAGGGAGGATTGGAATAATAGATTTGTGCCTTATGATGATGACTTTTCTAGCATTTATCATAGTAAGGAGTTGAATTGTAATGCTTTTTCGGGTGTTGATGAGGAGGCTGATACAAAACAATGGGGGAAGGATTGGTGGTGGAGGCAGGATGGGAGTGGTGAATTGTGTAGTAAGGATTATGTTATGGAGTGGATAGGGAGTCAGATTTGCCCAACAACAAATCCTGATTGggatgaagaaaagaagagtGTCCCTGAGCAAAATAACTTAGATTATTCAACTGCGTTAGATAAATTAGAAGATGTGAATGATCCCCAATTACAAGAAATTGGATTTGAAGATCTTGATAAAGGGTTGGAGAAAAAAGAGTCAAGGGGCAAGAGAAGTCGTAAGAAGAAGCAGAGAAAGATACAAGAGTGGTGGAAAGAAGAGCACCTTGATGAGATTACCAAGAAGAGTAATAAGCTTAAAAATCTTGAAACCAAGTGGAGGAAAGGCTTCAAAATACCACATTTTGGTCTTGGTAGACAGTTTTACTTCCATAGACGAAAGAACTTTGGGGAGCAATGTCAAAATGAATGTGATCCAAATGGGGAGTTCAGTTTTAGAAGGGGTTGGAAGAAAAAGAGCAGCCGTTCTATTGGCAGTGACATGTGGAGTGGAGATCTCTTTAGTCGCGAACTTAGCAGTACCACAAGTATGAGAGGGACTTTGTGCTATGTGGCACCAGAATATGGTGGGTGTGGGTACTTAATGGAGAAGGCTGATATTTACAGTCTAGGAGTTTTGATTCTTGTGATTGTATCTGGTCGAAGGCCATTACATGTTCTTGCCTCCCCAATGAAGCTTGAGAAAGCAAACTTAATAAGCTGGTGTCGTCAGTTAGCTCAAGTGGGAAATGTTTTAGAACTTGTGGATGAGAGGTTGAAAGATGATTATAATAAGGACCAGGCAGGCTTGTGTATAAACCTGGCTCTCACCTGCTTACAGAAATTGCCAGAGTTGCGGCCAGATATTGGTGAAATAGTTAAGATATTGAAAGGGGAGATGGATCACCCACCACTCCCACTTGAGTTTTCTCCTTCCCCATCTTCCAAATTGTTCAGTAGGTCAAGGAGAAAACAGAAGTCCAATGCAGAGTAA